A single genomic interval of Persephonella atlantica harbors:
- the metK gene encoding methionine adenosyltransferase: MKVIKSAEAVCQGHPDKTADIIADAILDELIMKDPYTKASIEVLITTGLVHVSGELSTDAYVDIPNIARSALIEIGYTKPEYGFDGYTAGVISTISDQSPEIALGVPLEGAGDTCIVVGYATSETENLMPLPCNIANRITQSIDQLRKDDIVPFFRPDGKAVVVVEYENGKPVRIDSVTVLVQHEPYVSELELKNAVIEKVIKEAVPEEFIDRNTNIVINPIGRFIIGGPMADTGLTGRKTIADAYGTAAASGGSAFSGKDPTKIDRSASYMARYIAKHIVASGIADECNVEMVYVIGGEYPVSFNIKTNTDLDSEKLNRKIKDIFDLSPVGIIEKLKLRNPIYKETAIYGHFGRVGEHTTWEEIDKNILEELRDAF; encoded by the coding sequence ATGAAAGTCATAAAAAGCGCAGAAGCAGTATGTCAGGGTCATCCTGACAAAACTGCTGACATAATAGCTGATGCCATATTAGACGAACTTATTATGAAAGACCCTTACACAAAGGCATCCATTGAGGTTCTAATAACAACAGGTCTTGTTCATGTTTCTGGAGAGCTTTCAACAGATGCTTATGTTGACATACCTAACATTGCCAGGTCAGCACTTATAGAAATAGGATACACAAAGCCCGAATACGGATTTGACGGTTATACAGCAGGTGTTATATCAACGATAAGCGATCAGAGTCCAGAGATTGCTTTGGGAGTTCCACTTGAAGGGGCTGGAGATACATGTATCGTTGTAGGTTATGCCACATCAGAAACAGAAAATCTTATGCCTCTTCCGTGCAACATAGCAAATAGAATAACACAGAGTATAGACCAGCTAAGAAAGGATGATATTGTTCCATTTTTTAGACCAGATGGTAAAGCTGTTGTTGTTGTAGAGTATGAAAATGGGAAACCTGTTCGTATAGACTCTGTTACTGTTCTTGTTCAGCATGAACCTTATGTTTCAGAGTTAGAGCTGAAAAATGCTGTTATTGAAAAGGTAATAAAGGAGGCAGTCCCAGAGGAGTTTATAGACAGAAACACTAACATAGTTATAAATCCTATAGGCAGGTTTATTATTGGAGGACCAATGGCAGATACAGGGCTTACAGGAAGAAAGACAATAGCAGATGCTTATGGAACAGCTGCAGCATCAGGAGGCAGTGCATTCTCCGGCAAAGACCCAACAAAGATAGACAGGTCTGCTTCATATATGGCACGATATATAGCAAAACATATTGTTGCATCAGGTATTGCAGATGAGTGTAATGTGGAGATGGTTTATGTTATAGGAGGAGAATATCCTGTATCATTTAACATCAAGACAAATACAGACCTTGACAGTGAAAAACTAAACAGAAAAATTAAAGATATATTTGATTTATCTCCTGTTGGAATAATAGAAAAGTTAAAACTGAGAAATCCCATATACAAAGAAACAGCCATTTATGGACATTTTGGCAGAGTAGGGGAGCATACAACATGGGAAGAGATAGATAAAAATATTCTGGAGGAATTGAGGGATGCTTTCTGA
- the lpdA gene encoding dihydrolipoyl dehydrogenase, translated as MYDLIIIGMGPGGYEATMTALRKKLNIAIVEKGKLGGNCLNRACIPTKYYRAGAHLSEKLEKAQLYGIDLTVSNVSFTKAKEGKDKAISFLRKSLSQLLKAKKTPVFKGTGRIVDKNTVEITYPDGSKEEIKGKYILIATGSIPSSVGGIVPDGEYILTTEDFMENLEQLPENLVVIGGGVAGCEIGYIASAYGSNVTIVEIKDRLLPIPSVSMEVSKNLQRKFKKLGIQFLLNTYVKDYRIENNKIILLLSDGKEITADRVLLSVGRKPNTQNIDSIGIEKDERGFIKVNQFLQTNFDNIYACGDVVSSPMLAHVAAYEARIAIKNMFEEKKEKIDYSIIPWAIFSAFEIAHVGLTEEQAKKKGIDAISGYYPYTYNEKAVDELESEGFVRLVFDKNSHRLIGGTVVGIEASEIIHTIAYGIKNKMTAEEIHSFVYFHPSLSEIFIYATYDIVEGKLF; from the coding sequence ATGTACGACCTTATAATTATCGGGATGGGGCCTGGTGGCTATGAAGCCACCATGACTGCTCTCAGAAAAAAGCTAAATATTGCTATTGTTGAAAAGGGTAAACTTGGCGGGAACTGTCTAAACCGGGCATGTATTCCAACAAAGTACTACAGAGCTGGAGCCCATCTATCAGAGAAACTGGAAAAAGCACAGCTTTATGGTATTGATTTAACTGTGAGTAACGTTTCTTTCACAAAAGCAAAAGAAGGAAAGGATAAAGCTATATCATTTCTCAGAAAATCCCTCTCACAGCTTTTAAAAGCAAAAAAAACACCTGTTTTTAAGGGAACAGGAAGAATTGTTGATAAAAATACAGTGGAAATTACCTATCCAGACGGTTCAAAAGAGGAAATAAAAGGAAAATACATACTTATTGCAACAGGTTCTATCCCTTCCTCTGTAGGGGGAATTGTGCCTGATGGAGAATACATACTGACAACGGAAGATTTTATGGAAAATTTAGAGCAGCTGCCAGAAAATCTTGTTGTTATTGGTGGAGGTGTTGCCGGCTGTGAGATTGGATATATAGCTTCTGCTTACGGAAGTAATGTAACAATAGTGGAGATTAAAGACAGACTTTTGCCGATACCTTCTGTATCTATGGAAGTTTCTAAAAATCTTCAGAGAAAGTTCAAAAAATTAGGAATACAGTTTTTACTGAACACTTATGTAAAGGACTACAGAATAGAAAACAATAAGATAATTCTCCTCCTTTCTGATGGAAAAGAGATAACTGCAGACAGGGTTTTACTTTCTGTTGGAAGAAAGCCAAATACACAGAATATAGATAGCATAGGTATAGAAAAAGATGAAAGGGGATTTATAAAGGTTAATCAGTTCCTGCAGACAAACTTTGACAACATATATGCCTGCGGAGATGTAGTTAGCTCACCAATGCTTGCCCATGTTGCTGCCTATGAGGCGAGAATAGCTATAAAAAACATGTTTGAAGAGAAAAAAGAGAAAATAGATTACTCTATCATTCCATGGGCAATATTCAGTGCATTTGAGATAGCACATGTAGGACTTACTGAAGAGCAGGCAAAGAAAAAAGGAATAGATGCTATATCAGGATACTATCCATATACTTACAACGAAAAAGCAGTAGATGAACTGGAGTCAGAAGGTTTTGTTAGACTTGTGTTTGATAAAAACTCCCACAGGCTGATAGGGGGAACAGTTGTTGGTATAGAGGCTTCAGAAATTATTCATACTATAGCCTATGGAATAAAAAATAAAATGACAGCAGAAGAAATCCACAGCTTCGTGTATTTCCATCCTTCTCTCAGTGAGATATTTATCTATGCAACCTATGATATTGTAGAAGGAAAACTGTTTTAA
- a CDS encoding pilus assembly protein PilQ has product MMVFALISCVALAQTKISAEFYGAKLSTVIDVVSELSKKNIIWDSEAAGKSSIPVYLTIRKPVSVESLFRIVLKEYGLTYVKTGNIYKIKVAEKALITIPAEVVKYLGKDVFDSFVSIVKDNVSPTATVKVYKASNAVYVRDAKENVENIKKVVEEFLKPLKKEAEKLAKIEEEKEKQMKEAALAKAKLESMLIKKEIKVKPDEFKAIEDELIETLSPYGKYSYDPKSGKLTIVEVRNNFSKVSKILAKAQKINIVTKCYYVRALEPAELLMTISENYLTKYGSVIFKSKETSKAVGLEKRMRVGGTAGTTTTTTATEKEKSIITSLPKICITDVPSVVNKIYKNFSNILLKRPYQIAIEARIVQIQSSFKKDLGIQWGAAVTSGNFRMSGAGLTPSYMATGSYMFDFPAPAVTAGSGGAVGLLYGTANNYIDLRLSALEQIGKTKILSRPKVITIDGEGAEIAQGFEIPYTTFGTTGGAAVANVQFKQALLKLNVIPRTTPDGNIIMTIDLTQDIPDFAKSVAGQPPIQTKSVTSKVVAKDGQTIVIGGILEKTEETGEKGIPGLMRIPILGWLFKNRVQNNESRELLIFITPKIIYE; this is encoded by the coding sequence ATGATGGTATTTGCTCTGATAAGCTGTGTGGCACTTGCCCAGACAAAAATATCTGCAGAATTTTACGGTGCAAAACTGAGCACTGTTATAGATGTTGTTTCTGAGCTTTCAAAGAAAAATATTATATGGGACAGTGAAGCGGCAGGGAAGTCTTCAATTCCTGTTTATCTTACTATCAGAAAACCTGTCTCTGTTGAGTCGCTATTTAGGATAGTACTAAAGGAATACGGACTTACTTATGTGAAAACAGGAAATATCTACAAAATAAAAGTGGCTGAGAAAGCGTTGATAACAATACCTGCGGAAGTTGTTAAATATCTTGGTAAGGATGTATTTGACTCTTTTGTCAGTATAGTAAAAGACAATGTATCTCCGACAGCAACAGTAAAAGTTTACAAAGCAAGTAATGCAGTTTATGTAAGGGATGCTAAGGAAAATGTAGAGAACATAAAGAAAGTAGTTGAAGAATTCCTGAAACCTTTAAAAAAAGAAGCTGAAAAGTTAGCAAAGATAGAGGAAGAAAAAGAAAAACAGATGAAAGAGGCAGCTCTTGCAAAAGCAAAACTCGAGTCAATGCTGATAAAAAAAGAGATAAAAGTCAAGCCTGATGAGTTTAAAGCTATAGAGGATGAACTGATTGAAACGCTTTCTCCTTATGGTAAATACTCTTATGACCCAAAATCAGGTAAACTGACAATTGTTGAGGTAAGGAATAACTTTTCAAAGGTCAGCAAAATACTGGCAAAAGCTCAGAAAATCAATATTGTGACAAAATGTTACTATGTGAGAGCTTTAGAACCTGCTGAGCTGCTGATGACAATCAGTGAGAACTATCTTACAAAATACGGTTCTGTAATATTCAAATCAAAAGAGACATCAAAAGCTGTTGGACTGGAAAAACGGATGAGAGTTGGTGGAACAGCAGGAACAACAACCACAACAACAGCAACAGAAAAGGAAAAAAGTATAATAACATCTCTGCCTAAAATATGCATAACAGATGTTCCGTCTGTGGTAAATAAAATATACAAAAACTTCTCAAACATACTTCTGAAAAGGCCATATCAGATTGCTATAGAGGCAAGGATTGTTCAGATACAGTCTTCCTTCAAAAAAGACCTTGGAATACAGTGGGGTGCCGCTGTAACAAGTGGTAACTTCAGAATGTCTGGAGCAGGACTGACACCCAGTTATATGGCAACCGGTTCCTATATGTTTGACTTTCCGGCTCCGGCTGTGACTGCTGGTTCTGGCGGAGCTGTGGGACTGCTGTATGGAACAGCAAACAACTACATAGACCTGAGACTCTCTGCCTTGGAGCAGATAGGTAAAACAAAGATACTGTCCAGACCAAAAGTGATAACAATAGACGGAGAAGGTGCTGAGATTGCTCAAGGTTTTGAAATACCATACACTACATTTGGAACTACAGGTGGAGCTGCCGTTGCAAATGTTCAGTTTAAACAGGCACTTTTAAAGCTAAACGTTATACCAAGAACAACCCCTGATGGAAATATTATTATGACTATAGACCTTACACAGGATATTCCAGACTTTGCAAAATCTGTTGCAGGACAGCCTCCTATCCAGACAAAAAGTGTAACCAGTAAGGTGGTTGCAAAAGACGGGCAGACAATTGTTATAGGCGGAATTTTGGAAAAAACAGAGGAAACTGGAGAAAAAGGAATCCCGGGACTTATGCGTATCCCCATACTGGGCTGGCTGTTTAAAAACAGGGTTCAGAATAATGAGAGCAGAGAACTGCTGATATTTATAACTCCAAAAATCATATACGAGTAA
- a CDS encoding PilN domain-containing protein: MIKINLNPEKRKRKELKRAGVPTVKLKNKAVLYLGIPLILIGAEIVYSVYLGTRINNLIEKKQQLIEERAKYRDVERRINQLKKAVAEAERLKEITKLKIAVFNKLSSEKVDFIPMIKAIAVSIPDGVWLKKVDILRSGGNLTGFSFNPKFISNFYDNLSAYYQTITFDSVERKGSSAKKRNSVNYYSFKFNLSGWKKEKKGGEGIEYRSP; this comes from the coding sequence ATGATTAAGATAAACCTGAATCCGGAAAAAAGAAAAAGAAAGGAACTAAAAAGAGCAGGTGTCCCAACTGTTAAGTTAAAAAATAAAGCTGTTCTTTATCTGGGGATTCCTCTGATTCTCATTGGTGCAGAGATTGTTTACTCCGTGTATCTTGGGACAAGAATTAATAACTTAATAGAAAAAAAACAGCAGCTTATTGAAGAAAGGGCTAAGTACAGGGACGTGGAGAGGAGAATAAATCAACTAAAGAAAGCAGTTGCAGAAGCAGAACGACTAAAAGAGATAACAAAGTTGAAGATAGCTGTATTTAACAAACTCTCTTCAGAGAAAGTTGATTTTATCCCTATGATAAAAGCAATTGCAGTAAGTATCCCAGATGGAGTATGGCTTAAAAAAGTTGACATATTGAGGTCTGGGGGAAATTTAACAGGTTTTTCCTTTAATCCAAAGTTTATATCTAACTTTTACGATAATCTTTCTGCTTATTATCAGACAATAACATTTGATTCTGTTGAAAGGAAAGGTAGTTCCGCAAAAAAGAGAAACAGTGTAAATTATTACTCCTTTAAGTTTAATCTTTCCGGATGGAAAAAAGAAAAAAAGGGAGGAGAAGGTATTGAATATAGAAGCCCTTAA
- the pilM gene encoding type IV pilus biogenesis protein PilM, with the protein MSILEKIKSPVTGILQREKTSLGIQLDKGFARVAVLEREMGRYHIPIMPFEVSLVENKEQAGMLIREELDKRGINVKSAVVSVPTASTLFKTIKIPKMTPKEIEEAVEWNIREDIKSLKGTTVYDYDIINEEGEELSIIVVISKIEDIENIREIMKYAGVEPEIIDSEGIALINLAEAEKNNNPELKEESNICIIHLDINDSYLIFFHENVIVQSLNFDSKRYEELEPDDKEKAIDRLINEINYFFLTINEPKVIYTSGFFAKYPEIQAYMQLKFSTRFTLVELDPVRALNIEFENQLPLSVYNIPFGLAYRRIEND; encoded by the coding sequence ATGAGTATATTAGAAAAGATAAAAAGTCCTGTAACAGGGATTCTCCAGAGAGAAAAAACATCCCTTGGTATTCAGCTTGATAAGGGCTTTGCAAGGGTTGCTGTTTTGGAAAGGGAAATGGGGAGGTATCATATCCCTATTATGCCTTTTGAGGTTTCCCTTGTTGAAAATAAAGAACAGGCTGGAATGCTGATAAGAGAAGAGCTTGATAAAAGAGGAATAAATGTAAAGTCTGCAGTTGTTAGCGTGCCAACAGCCTCAACGCTTTTTAAGACAATAAAAATTCCTAAAATGACACCAAAAGAGATTGAAGAAGCAGTTGAATGGAATATAAGGGAGGATATTAAAAGCTTAAAGGGAACAACAGTTTACGATTATGACATAATCAATGAAGAAGGGGAGGAGCTGAGTATAATTGTTGTCATATCAAAAATTGAAGATATAGAGAATATCAGGGAGATAATGAAATATGCTGGAGTTGAACCGGAAATAATAGACTCAGAAGGCATAGCCCTTATAAATCTCGCAGAAGCTGAAAAGAACAACAACCCAGAGCTAAAAGAAGAAAGCAACATATGTATCATACATTTAGATATAAATGACTCATATCTGATATTTTTCCATGAGAATGTGATTGTTCAATCGCTAAACTTTGATTCTAAAAGGTATGAGGAGCTTGAACCTGATGATAAGGAGAAAGCTATAGATAGGCTGATAAATGAGATAAACTATTTCTTCCTGACTATAAATGAGCCCAAAGTTATATATACCTCTGGATTTTTTGCCAAGTATCCAGAAATACAGGCCTACATGCAGCTTAAGTTCAGTACAAGATTTACACTTGTTGAGCTTGACCCTGTAAGAGCCCTTAACATAGAGTTTGAAAACCAGCTTCCTTTAAGTGTGTACAACATACCCTTTGGTCTTGCGTACAGGAGAATAGAAAATGATTAA
- the ppsA gene encoding phosphoenolpyruvate synthase — protein MSDKKLVVWLNEVGMEDVELVGGKNASLGEMIKGLSPMGIKIPMGYVVTAEAYRYFIEYNNLKEKIRETLKGLDPNDVFDLQKRGLTIREMIKGGQFPEDLRKQILDYYAQLSEMYGKHRVDVAVRSSATAEDLPDASFAGQQETYLNIKGDETLLSAIRNCFASLFTDRAISYRESFGFDHFSIGLAVGVQKMVRSDMAAAGVGFSLDTESGFKDVVLINGSYGLGEMVVQGAVTPDEWLVFKPTFKEGYEAIIEKKLGKKTHKMVYGTTEEERVKIVPVPEEKQKQFCLTDEEVLKLADWIMKIEEYYSNKYNKWTPMDVEWAKDGEINELFIVQARPETIHSRKDHSKITVYKITEPYEERIKKVLVQGIAVGDKVATGNVKLMYSLEDAKDFKPGDVLVTDMTDPDWEPIMKQASAIVTNRGGRTCHAAIVARELGVPAVVGTGNATEVLKDGQLVTVSCAEGDVGYVYDGQVEYEVEEVDINTLPKTKTPIMMNVASPEGAFDFSFLPNAGVGLAREEFIINNYIGIHPLALIRFDEIKEKDPELARIIEDKTFGYDNKEEYYIKKLSYGIARIAAAFYPKPVIVRFSDFKSNEYANLIGGRHFEPVEENPMIGWRGASRYYSPQFKEAFGLECKAILRVRNKMGLKNVKVMIPFCRTPEEGEKVLKVMEEYGLKRGDNGLEVYVMCELPSNVVLADQFAEHFDGFSIGSNDLTQLTLGLDRDSSLVAHLYDERNEAVKRLIAQVIKTAKEKGRKIGICGQGPSDYPDFAQFLVEQGIDTISINPDAVLKTTKAIAEIEKKLGIQ, from the coding sequence ATGTCCGACAAAAAATTGGTTGTCTGGCTCAATGAGGTTGGAATGGAAGATGTTGAGCTGGTCGGGGGAAAGAATGCATCCCTTGGAGAGATGATAAAAGGACTCTCTCCTATGGGGATAAAAATTCCGATGGGTTACGTAGTAACAGCAGAGGCATACAGATATTTCATTGAATACAATAACCTGAAGGAAAAAATAAGAGAAACCCTGAAAGGACTTGACCCAAACGATGTTTTTGACCTTCAAAAGAGGGGGCTTACAATCAGAGAGATGATAAAAGGGGGACAGTTCCCTGAAGACCTGAGAAAGCAGATTTTGGATTATTATGCCCAGCTCAGTGAGATGTATGGAAAACACAGAGTTGATGTTGCAGTTCGCTCATCAGCAACAGCAGAAGACCTGCCAGATGCATCATTTGCAGGACAGCAGGAAACATACCTGAACATAAAAGGAGACGAAACACTTCTTTCAGCTATAAGAAACTGTTTCGCTTCACTTTTCACAGATAGAGCAATATCTTACAGAGAGTCTTTTGGATTTGACCACTTTTCTATCGGTCTTGCTGTTGGTGTTCAGAAGATGGTTCGTTCTGATATGGCAGCAGCAGGTGTTGGCTTTTCACTGGATACAGAAAGTGGTTTTAAAGATGTCGTTCTTATTAACGGCTCTTATGGTCTTGGTGAAATGGTAGTTCAGGGAGCAGTAACACCTGATGAATGGCTTGTGTTTAAGCCAACCTTCAAAGAGGGATACGAGGCAATAATAGAGAAAAAATTAGGAAAGAAAACCCACAAAATGGTCTATGGAACAACAGAAGAGGAAAGGGTAAAAATTGTTCCTGTTCCTGAAGAAAAACAGAAACAGTTTTGCCTCACAGATGAAGAGGTGTTAAAACTGGCAGACTGGATAATGAAAATTGAAGAGTACTACTCTAACAAATACAACAAATGGACACCTATGGATGTTGAATGGGCCAAAGATGGAGAGATAAACGAGCTGTTCATTGTTCAGGCAAGACCTGAAACAATACATTCAAGAAAAGACCATTCAAAGATAACTGTTTATAAAATAACAGAGCCTTATGAAGAAAGAATAAAAAAGGTACTTGTTCAGGGAATTGCCGTTGGAGATAAGGTGGCAACAGGTAATGTAAAGCTGATGTACTCATTGGAAGATGCAAAGGATTTTAAGCCGGGGGACGTTCTTGTTACAGATATGACGGACCCGGACTGGGAACCTATTATGAAACAGGCTTCAGCAATAGTTACAAATAGAGGTGGAAGAACATGCCACGCTGCTATTGTGGCAAGGGAACTTGGAGTTCCTGCAGTTGTTGGAACAGGAAATGCAACAGAGGTTTTAAAAGACGGTCAGCTTGTTACTGTTTCCTGTGCAGAAGGTGATGTAGGGTACGTTTATGACGGACAGGTTGAGTATGAAGTGGAAGAAGTGGACATAAACACCCTTCCAAAAACAAAAACACCTATAATGATGAATGTTGCTTCTCCTGAGGGAGCTTTTGATTTCTCATTCTTGCCAAATGCAGGTGTAGGACTTGCAAGGGAAGAGTTTATTATAAATAACTACATAGGTATACATCCCCTTGCGCTGATAAGGTTTGATGAGATAAAAGAAAAGGATCCAGAACTTGCAAGAATAATAGAAGACAAAACATTTGGATACGACAATAAAGAAGAGTATTACATCAAAAAGCTGTCTTACGGAATAGCAAGGATAGCTGCAGCATTCTATCCAAAGCCTGTTATAGTGAGATTTTCTGACTTTAAATCTAACGAGTACGCAAACCTGATAGGTGGCAGACATTTTGAACCTGTGGAAGAAAACCCAATGATAGGCTGGAGAGGAGCTTCAAGGTACTATTCTCCACAGTTTAAAGAGGCATTTGGACTTGAATGTAAAGCAATTCTAAGAGTCCGGAATAAAATGGGACTAAAAAATGTTAAAGTGATGATTCCATTCTGCAGAACGCCAGAAGAGGGAGAAAAGGTTCTGAAAGTAATGGAAGAATATGGTCTGAAGAGGGGAGATAACGGTCTTGAAGTATATGTGATGTGCGAACTTCCTTCTAACGTGGTACTTGCTGACCAGTTCGCTGAGCATTTTGATGGGTTTTCAATAGGTTCCAACGACCTGACACAGCTTACACTGGGACTTGACAGGGATTCATCACTTGTAGCTCATCTGTATGACGAGAGAAATGAAGCAGTAAAAAGGCTTATTGCACAGGTGATAAAAACAGCTAAAGAAAAAGGAAGAAAAATAGGAATATGTGGACAGGGTCCCTCAGATTATCCAGACTTTGCCCAGTTTTTAGTTGAGCAGGGAATAGACACAATATCTATAAATCCAGATGCAGTTTTAAAGACAACAAAGGCTATTGCGGAGATAGAGAAAAAGTTAGGGATTCAGTAA
- the glyS gene encoding glycine--tRNA ligase subunit beta — MKNYLLEIGTEELPPKAVEISLNYFSQKLPEIFKNFFEYDTPENIEIFGSPRRIGFLIKNLKEREPSQEKIIVGPPAKVAIDEDGNFTKAALAFASKNNIPVEQLQVIENEKGRYIGAKILIEGKKLEDFIREEIPPLVLSIPFPKTMKWNSSGVRFSRPVRWIVSLLDRDVVEINIGSVKADRYTHLHRFMTEPAGRGEKKEIPEAMQYKEITKLGFVIADFNERKESIKTQLEGFARTLDAQPVIDEELLNEVTNLTEFPIGILGEFSPEYLILPKEVIITVCKVHQRYFNFERDGQLLPRFLAFSNNSVPDRNVVKNGYERVLKARLEDALFFYEEDLKHKLDEFYPKLRDVQFHQKLGSLLDKVERNERIALLLSEHFKDINVEDMVRACRLSKCDILTEMVKEFDELQGIMGMHYALKQGEKEEVAKAIYEHYLPKTADDNLPQTTIGTVLALADKLDTVISFLSIREKPKAAADPYGIRRSAIGIVRLLVEKGIDIDLKEILDSISEEARKSRILKFADIEDNWKVLFDESIIPEILEFITGRFVSYMKDKGYDTDIINAVVSTNSYNLYRNYLKIRTVQQLKKNPQFTDIMTVFKRVGRIIPEGFEGEFSEDFLKEKEERELFEQFQRIKDVYSNEVEKKDYEKALKELLKLKPYIDRFFDNVMVMVEDKRLRENRLSLMRMINRMFKKIADFTKISV, encoded by the coding sequence ATGAAAAACTATCTATTGGAAATAGGTACAGAAGAACTACCTCCTAAGGCTGTTGAGATATCTTTGAATTACTTCAGTCAAAAACTACCTGAAATTTTTAAGAATTTCTTTGAGTATGACACACCTGAAAATATTGAGATATTTGGCTCTCCAAGGAGGATAGGCTTTTTAATAAAAAATCTAAAGGAGAGAGAGCCTTCTCAGGAAAAGATAATAGTTGGACCTCCTGCAAAGGTGGCTATAGATGAAGACGGTAATTTCACGAAGGCGGCTCTTGCATTTGCTTCAAAAAACAACATTCCTGTTGAACAGCTTCAGGTGATTGAGAATGAAAAAGGCAGGTATATAGGAGCAAAGATACTGATAGAGGGTAAAAAGTTAGAGGATTTTATAAGAGAAGAGATTCCTCCTCTTGTTCTTTCAATACCTTTTCCAAAAACGATGAAATGGAATAGCTCTGGAGTAAGGTTTTCCAGACCTGTAAGATGGATAGTATCACTTCTTGACAGGGATGTTGTTGAGATAAATATTGGAAGTGTAAAAGCTGACAGATATACACACCTTCACAGATTTATGACAGAGCCTGCGGGGCGAGGTGAAAAGAAAGAAATTCCTGAAGCTATGCAGTACAAAGAAATAACAAAGTTAGGTTTTGTTATTGCGGACTTCAATGAAAGAAAGGAATCAATAAAGACCCAGCTTGAAGGTTTTGCAAGAACCTTAGATGCGCAGCCTGTTATAGATGAAGAACTTCTAAATGAGGTTACAAATCTTACAGAGTTTCCCATTGGAATATTAGGTGAATTTTCTCCTGAGTACCTTATTTTGCCAAAGGAAGTGATAATAACTGTGTGCAAAGTTCATCAGCGTTACTTTAACTTTGAAAGGGATGGCCAATTACTGCCCAGATTTCTTGCTTTTTCCAACAACTCAGTACCTGACAGAAATGTTGTCAAAAACGGATATGAAAGAGTACTGAAAGCAAGATTAGAGGATGCCCTTTTCTTTTACGAAGAAGACCTGAAGCACAAACTTGACGAATTTTACCCAAAACTTAGAGATGTCCAGTTTCATCAGAAGTTAGGCAGTCTCCTTGATAAGGTTGAGAGAAATGAGAGGATTGCCCTTTTACTTTCTGAGCATTTCAAAGATATAAATGTTGAAGACATGGTAAGAGCTTGCAGGCTTTCAAAATGTGACATCCTGACTGAGATGGTAAAAGAGTTTGATGAGCTTCAGGGCATTATGGGTATGCATTATGCATTGAAACAGGGAGAGAAAGAGGAAGTAGCAAAGGCTATATATGAGCATTACCTGCCAAAGACTGCCGATGACAATCTTCCTCAAACAACGATTGGGACAGTTCTTGCCCTTGCTGATAAGTTAGATACAGTTATCTCATTTTTATCTATCAGAGAAAAACCAAAAGCAGCAGCAGACCCATATGGAATAAGAAGAAGTGCCATAGGAATTGTTAGACTATTGGTAGAAAAAGGAATTGATATAGACCTCAAGGAAATTTTAGATTCAATCTCAGAAGAGGCAAGGAAAAGCAGAATACTAAAGTTTGCAGATATTGAGGATAACTGGAAAGTATTGTTTGACGAAAGCATAATACCAGAAATTTTAGAGTTTATTACTGGAAGGTTTGTTTCATACATGAAGGATAAAGGTTATGACACAGACATAATAAATGCTGTTGTATCAACCAACAGTTACAATTTATACAGAAACTATCTTAAGATAAGAACAGTTCAACAGCTTAAGAAAAATCCTCAGTTTACAGATATAATGACTGTGTTTAAAAGAGTAGGAAGAATAATACCTGAAGGTTTTGAAGGGGAGTTTTCTGAAGATTTTCTGAAAGAAAAAGAAGAGAGAGAACTATTTGAACAGTTCCAGAGAATAAAAGATGTGTACAGTAACGAAGTGGAAAAAAAAGATTACGAAAAAGCATTAAAAGAACTCCTTAAACTAAAACCTTACATAGACAGATTCTTTGATAATGTGATGGTAATGGTAGAAGATAAAAGATTAAGGGAGAACAGACTCTCACTGATGAGAATGATAAACAGAATGTTTAAAAAAATCGCTGATTTTACAAAAATATCAGTATGA